One Cydia splendana chromosome 21, ilCydSple1.2, whole genome shotgun sequence genomic region harbors:
- the LOC134801100 gene encoding nucleolar protein 14 homolog, with product MAKVKNKRNAGSADKAQQKRKAEANKKKLNPFEVHINREKHKVLGKKSKHDRGLPGVSRAKAIQKRKETLGTEMKLMHKTNTFIDKRIGEKNSELSAEDRMVARFAAERVKQHSRKNIYNLADDEVLTHRGQTLEQIEKFDDPRSDEEDESGFKGLDDDFVSEGHFGGGVLSKSDKDGAKSHKDLIEQLIAESKKRKAEKQKEKEQTLDLTEKLDSEWKDLQPVVFKKMRVEEESAIDKVLNKAEKNSQDYDKMMRELRFEKRGTPSDAIKSDEKLEKEEQLKIAQLEKERVMRMRGDYEESAKVEPAKKHRSADDLDDNFVLEDEKEFMLAYDKDGKPLVPEHILNDYSVPNAQKQYDDGLTESEDDDDDEKNEENSDDNDDEESGDEEDSEKEETASKSKNDTKSDKKVVSDGKEKSGDKEKSILFKDSDDSEEESDENDEPDSKTPQSDLKVKSSKSEKSEDSDDSEEESEKQETKEISTSKESKSKIKIDGKGDDNSKMSQNSAKIALNSINDDSEEESSEESDGDKEIEDINDINKNENAKKSKVELHSDSEEDSSEDEESETETQNIAQKKVLNNKRKKLIGDSDSENENKETKDESEDEIDEQLKSYLGKTAEYENFKELLSGKNPTQQSTAIQKLIKTYDPSLGENNKDKLSRLFANMLQYVNDLFSNLTNEGELMKSFLIFNDITKHFYDIAHINKVSSRKFFAELLKEKYDAYRKKPKRIPDMDTLIFFKLISILYPTSDFRHPLTSPSLTFMSQILHSCRFRDAYSISRGLFLVTLILEYTVLSKRFVPSAINFIRGILYLSAKTTILNPIKVVPPFRLHKDAKIFNLEDDCSKLKGEWKMSLNDLLTDTIDNGFKIRIVFNSIMILREFFEHCGEMEAQECIFRPHIQLMSRLDVELYPKKIASAIEETIKYMKGSLEVKTYTPLTSAKAKPKVLRLYEPDIQEVFTGSKSSKLSRETAERQRLQHKIKREMKGALREIRRDKAYVGSVKIRNKIQSDNMRKEKVKQIYKDASIQQGELNKMKREK from the exons ATGGCAAAAGTAAAGAACAAGAGAAATGCTGGATCTGCAGACAAAGCTCAGCAAAAGAGGAAAGCGGAGGCGAACAAGAAGAAGCTAAACCCATTTGAAGTGCACATAAACAGAGAAAAACACAAGGTTTTGGGAAAGAAATCCAAACATGACAGGGGATTACCTGGTGTTTCACGTGCAAAAGCTATACAAAAG agAAAAGAGACTCTCGGCACGGAGATGAAGCTGATGCATAAAACTAACACATTTATAGACAAGCGTATAGGTGAGAAGAACAGTGAGTTGTCGGCCGAGGACAGGATGGTCGCCCGGTTTGCTGCCGAGCGGGTGAAGCAACATAGTAGGAAGAATATTTATAATCTGGCTGATGATGAGGTGTTGACACATAG AGGCCAAACATTGGAGCAGATAGAGAAGTTTGATGACCCGCGGTCTGATGAAGAAGATGAGTCAGGATTCAAGGGATTGGATG ACGACTTTGTCTCCGAAGGCCACTTCGGTGGTGGCGTCCTATCCAAGTCCGATAAAGACGGAGCCAAGTCCCACAAGGACCTCATCGAGCAGCTGATCGCCGAGTCCAAGAAGAGGAAAGCAGAGAAGCAGAAGGAAAAAGAACAGACCTTGGACTTGACGGAGAAGCTGGACAGCGAGTGGAAGGATCTGCAGCCGGTTGTGTTTAAGAA GATGCGAGTAGAGGAGGAGTCGGCCATAGACAAAGTGCTGAACAAGGCGGAGAAGAACAGCCAGGACTATGACAAGATGATGCGCGAACTGCGCTTCGAAAAGCGGGGCACG CCATCGGATGCAATCAAGAGCGACGAAAAATTAGAAAAAGAAGAGCAATTAAAGATAGCACAACTAGAGAAAGAAAGGGTAATGAGGATGAGAGGAGATTACGAGGAGTCAGCTAAAGTCGAGCCAGCTAAGAAACACCG GTCAGCTGATGATCTCGACGATAACTTTGTGCTGGAGGACGAGAAAGAGTTCATGCTCGCGTACGACAAGGACGGAAAACCTCTTGTGCCTGAACACATACTCAACGACTATTcag TTCCCAATGCCCAAAAACAATATGACGATGGCTTGACTGAGTCAGAAGACGACGATGATGATGAGAAAAATGAAGAAAACAGTGACGATAATGATGATGAAGAAAGTGGCGACGAGGAAGACAGTGAAAAAGAAGAAACGGccagtaaaagtaaaaatgatACTAAAAGCGATAAAAAAGTAGTGAGCGATGGCAAAGAAAAATCTGGAGATAAAGAAAAGAGTATATTATTTAAAGATTCAGATGATAGTGAAGAGGAATCAGACGAAAATGATGAACCAGATAGTAAAACCCCTCAAAGtgatttaaaagtaaaaagtaGTAAATCTGAAAAATCAGAAGATTCTGATGATAGTGAGGAAGAAAGCGAAAAACAAGAAACTAAAGAAATAAGTACAAGTAAAGAAtctaaatcaaaaataaaaattgatggCAAAGGAGATGACAATTCAAAAATGAGTCAAAACAGTGCGAAAATAGCTCTCAACAGTATAAATGATGATTCTGAAGAGGAATCTAGTGAAGAAAGTGACGGTGACAAAGAAATAGAAGACATAAATGATATTAACAAAAATGAGAATGCAAAGAAATCTAAAGTTGAACTGCATTCTGATAGCGAAGAAGATTCAAGTGAAGATGAAGAGTCAGAAACAGAGACTCAGaatattgcacaaaagaaagttttaaataataaacgtaAGAAACTTATCGGTGATTCAGACagtgaaaatgaaaataaagaGACTAAAGATGAAAGTGAGGATGAGATTGATGAACAATTGAAGTCATATTTAGGAAAAACTGCTGAATACGAGAACTTTAAG GAATTATTATCAGGAAAGAATCCAACACAGCAATCCACAGCCATCCAGAAACTAATAAAAACCTACGACCCAAGTCTCGGCGAAAATAACAAAGATAAACTATCAAGATTATTTGCAAACATGCTTCAATATGTCAACGACTTATTCTCAAATCTAACAAACGAAGGGGAACTCATGAAATCATTCTTGATATTTAACGATATAACCAAGCATTTCTATGACATCGCACATATTAATAAAGTATCATCGAGAAAATTCTTTGCAGAGTTATTAAAAGAGAAATACGACGCGTATAGAAAGAAACCGAAGCGAATACCGGATATGGATAcgttaatatttttcaaattaataTCTATACTGTATCCCACTTCTGATTTCCGGCATCCACTCACGTCGCCATCTTTAACTTTCATGTCTCAAATTTTACATTCATGCAGATTTAGAGATGCATATTCTATATCTAGAGGACTATTCTTGGTAACTTTAATATTAGAATACACGGTTTTATCAAAAAGATTTGTACCGTCGGCTATTAATTTCATTagaggcattctatatttgagcGCAAAAACGACCATTTTAAATCCGATAAAAGTCGTTCCACCGTTCCGTTTGCATAAGGACGCGAAGATTTTTAATTTGGAAGACGACTGTTCGAAATTGAAAGGCGAATGGAAAATGAGTTTGAACGATTTGTTGACAGATACCATAGACAATGgatttaaaattcgaatagttTTTAATTCCATAATGATTTTGAGGGAGTTTTTTGAGCATTGTGGTGAAATGGAGGCACAGGAGTGTATATTTCGTCCGCATATTCAGTTAATGAGTAGATTGGATGTTGAGTTGTATCCCAAAAAGATAGCAAGTGCTATTGAAGAGACTATTAAATATATGAAGGGTAGTTTGGAGGTGAAGACCTATACGCCTCTGACTAGTGCTAAGGCGAAACCGAAGGTGCTGAGGTTATATGAACCTGATATACAGGAAGT GTTCACCGGAAGTAAGAGCTCTAAACTGTCACGAGAAACAGCCGAGCGGCAGCGACTGCAGCACAAGATCAAGCGAGAAATGAAGGGGGCGCTCCGTGAAATAAGAAGGGATAAGGCGTACGTCGGCTCTGTCAAGATCAGGAATAAGATACAGAG
- the LOC134801161 gene encoding uncharacterized protein LOC134801161: MADISKEELEKEIAKILENANLANTSSKKVRQKLEKSFDCDLSEKRKLIDQLVMDYVNSKEDDGSAEEEEEEEEVEKKPAKRAPPKAKKRKETSEDDGSGSDSDEKPAPKKKGRKKKGSDDDDDWGKKKEKVPKAKKAGGRGKGGGYTRAYKLSPALADLMGEDEMPRHEVVKRVWAMIKEKNLYDPNNKQFAICDDALYKVIGTKRFRTFGMMKYLKTHFLDE; encoded by the exons ATGGCAGACATCAGCAAGGAAGAACTTGAAAAAGAGATCGCAA AGATCCTTGAAAATGCGAACCTGGCCAACACATCATCCAAGAAGGTGCGTCAGAAGCTAGAGAAGAGCTTCGACTGTGACCTGAGTGAGAAGAGGAAGCTGATTGACCAGCTGGTCATGGACTATGTTAATAGCAAGGAAGATGATGGCTCCGCAGAGGAGGAG gaggaagaagaagaagtggaAAAGAAGCCCGCAAAGCGAGCACCGCCCAAGGCCAAGAAACGCAAGGAGACCTCTGAAGATGACGGCTCTGGCAGCGACTCTGAtgag AAACCAGCGCCAAAGAAGAAGGGCCGCAAGAAGAAGGGatccgatgatgatgatgactgggGCAAGAAGAAAGAGAAGGTGCCTAAGGCTAAGAAG GCTGGAGGTCGCGGTAAAGGCGGCGGTTACACCCGCGCCTACAAACTGTCCCCGGCGCTCGCTGATCTCATGGGGGAAGACGAAATGCCACGACATGAAGTAGTGAAACGGGTCTGGGCCATGATCAAAGAGAAGAATCTGTATGACCCTAATAACAAGCAGTTTGCCATCTGCGATGACGCTTTGTACAAG GTAATCGGAACGAAACGCTTCAGAACTTTTGGTATGATGAAATATTTGAAGACGCACTTCTTGGATGAGTAA